A genome region from Leptodactylus fuscus isolate aLepFus1 chromosome 6, aLepFus1.hap2, whole genome shotgun sequence includes the following:
- the LOC142210758 gene encoding CMP-N-acetylneuraminate-beta-galactosamide-alpha-2,3-sialyltransferase 4-like yields MQFYISVNEKVQPVTNTMKDSTGKHGCGWIILELFISLVIFITITLYTNTDYYWSSSSIQNMRGECTPGDVASKAAAIISNYSRNHRIFLELSDFFWSANQSLFRLPYGTNGSEDLIMQTLALTSHYDIPQEIDSLQCRRCVVVGNGYRMLNSSLGEIIDKYDVVIRLNNAPVHKYEKDVGTKTTLRLFYPESAHFNLMMDNNQETLMVLVPFKSLDVMWLKTILNNEKRLKRGFWKKPPVIWNVKPENTRILNPYFMQVAATKLLGYNTKKQKLVAKPTTGLMALSFAIHFCDLVHIAGFGYPVPSNKTQFVHYYDKGTMKNMARSGHKVPLEAIAIKSLLENKVIYNLTYF; encoded by the exons ATGCAATTTTACATCAGTGTCAATGAGAAAGTTCAACCAGTGACCAACACCATGAAAGACTCTACAGGAAAACATGGCTGTG GATGGATTATTTTGGAGCTGTTCATTTCTTTAGTTATATTTATCACAATTACTTTATATACAAACACAGATTATTACTGGTCAAG TTCATCAATTCAGAACATGCGAGGTGAATGCACGCCAGGGGATGTTGCTTCCAAGGCAGCTGCCATAATCTCCAA TTACTCCAGAAATCACAGAATTTTCCTGGAACTCAGTGACTTTTTCTGGTCAGCAAATCAGTCCTTGTTTCGTTTGCCATATGGCACCAATGGAAGTG AGGACCTGATAATGCAGACGCTGGCGCTCACCAGTCATTATGACATACCCCAGGAAATTGACAG CTTGCAGTGTCGGCGCTGTGTGGTGGTTGGTAATGGATATCGCATGCTAAACAGTTCATTGGGTGAGATCATCGATAAATATGACGTGGTCATCAG GCTGAACAATGCTCCAGTCCATAAGTATGAGAAAGATGTGGGCACTAAGACCACACTACGCTTGTTCTACCCAGAATCTGCACACTTCAACCTGATGATGGATAATAATCAAGAAACTCTGATGGTGCTGGTGCCCTTCAAGAGTCTGGATGTAATGTGGCTGAAAACAATCCTAAATAATGAGAAGAGG CTTAAAAGAGGTTTCTGGAAAAAACCACCAGTAATCTGGAATGTGAAGCCTGAGAACACCCGAATCCTGAACCCATACTTCATGCAGGTTGCCGCTACAAAACTCCTGGGCTACAATACTAAAAAGCAGAAGCTTGTTGCA AAACCCACCACAGGCCTGATGGCTCTCTCCTTTGCCATTCATTTTTGTGACCTGGTTCACATTGCAGGATTTGGGTATCCAGTACCAAGCAATAAAACACAATTTGTCCACTACTATGACAAAGGGACCATGAAGAACATGGCG